tattttattatatggaTAATAGTAACAAagttttaatgataaaagtgaaaaaaaatttctacctaataatgttgtaaaatcttgtaattttaaacttGAAATATCAGgaattttcataaaaaattgatacattgatatatattcattatttaataatttaatcatTTCATTAGATTCTATctataaattaatatgaaatatatatgttttttttttaatttataaataaataaatgactatataataatttaatatattaaagtttattaaaacataccATTGagtcatattttttttcttcattaattgtattatttcCACCTTCAGTCCAGGCTCTTTGTATCATTGTAATAAGAGGCATTTGTGGAGATGGTGGTTTGTCTGTTGCCTGACTTTTTGCTTTAGATGGTAATCTTCCACGTCGACCCTGTAAACATCCATACCGTACAACCTCTTTTACCATACCAACAGCAAGACATTTTTGAAAACGACAATATTGACATCGAGAGCGATACCTTTTATCAATAGGACAATTTTTTGAACCAGCACATACATATTGAGCTTTTTTTTGAACAGTACGTTTAAAGAAACCTTTACATCCTTCACATGTTCTTGCACCATAATGTTGGCATACAGCAGTATCATTACAAACAGCACAAAGTTTATTTGAATTATCCATATTATTTCTATGATTTTGATCAATGATACTATAATTATtagatattatatttgatgTTGTTAATGTAGTTGTAGTATTagtaacattatttatattattattattaatatttcctGTATATTGATTAGAATTAATTAAAGCAGCAGCAGTAATAGCTGAGGCATTTGTTGAATTTTGTGCCGACATAATAAATGGTATATTTGTAAATGATGATGCATGAAATGGATGTGGAGGAATTGTTGTTGAAGTGGGAAATGAAGATGTATGAGATATTGCATGTGTAGACATTCCGGATCCAGTATATGACTTATCCGAAAAtggaaaatttaaattcataaaattatgaCTATTATAGGATGTATTTGATGTagatgtttttatatttgaagaTATATCTGTTATACTTCTACCttttaaagataatgaaTCATGTGACATATTTGTTGTATGTAAAGAATCTTGATTATTAGGAATATCAAAATGTGTTCCATAACTTAAAAATGGATTTGAATATGTATGTTGATCAAATGTTCTACATAAATTAGCTGTTGATGAACAAAAGTTTGAACCTGGTATTGTAATTGAATTATAACTTGTTGGAAATACAGTTGTCATTTGGTTTTGAGGAAATTCAAcactaaataaaaaaaaaataatcttttttttatcaaaaaaataaattttaaaatacctTGTGCCAAAAAacatattactattattattagtattaGTATCATGATTCTGTGCagtaacattaaatatatcattataattaaaacatCCTGGagtattataattttgaaatgtTGTAGTATTAAAATCATTCACATTCTGAAATCCATTATTTGTTGTTGGAAGATTTATTTCTGTATTTGAAATAGTATTAATTAATCTTCCATTTATGTTTACATTAACAGTACCATCACTATCTGGACTTCTATTTGTATTAGcctaaaaatgatattttattttaaaaataaactttaatgTCTCCTTTTAAGAAATATCATATAATCTTAAGTAAGAACTTACAACATTAACACTATCACTGTCTCTTATTCTTCTGTCACTTTGTTCTCCTAATATTTGTGTTGTACCAAAgttcataatattattagaaaagtcctaaaattaaaaagatgaTATTTGATTGTGAAAGGACATTGGTGCATTCTggatttgtaatattttaaatcaacTTTAAGAGGAGGatctaataaaattagtaaaaaagatttttttttttttcatcaagaTCAAGGAGGAGTTAACTAaagaaagaaatataatatttaaaaaaataaaaaaaaaaataaagaaagtaCTATTTTTGTTggtaaagaaaatataattacattaacaattataaagatacaattattttaatattaaaaagttagtAATCagaattatacatatatctaacaattataattatataagaTCATCATACAAacattgtaataaaaaataaaaatattggcattttataataaaggttataaaaatgatatcaGTTTCAAATACTTTATAGACAGATATGACTCTTTAGAAACTACACATTACCCAATAAACCTTAAATTACCAagttattttacaattaaaacaaaaatgaaaaagCGGTGAAAGTGggtttaaaagtttttaagaAGGTAAGTTACAAAAATgttgatattttaatgatttctTTGTGAGTAATCAAGTTTAATATGACTAAGACAGTAGCTTACATCTCTACATAAAATGACtcaaaaattttgaattttccgaaaattgttaaaacaattaaaataaaaaaaatatcaacaataaaaaaatagataatgcttgtaattatattaaatatatatatatattttttttttacattaataaatattcatataaatattataatataaaaaaaaataatgtgtggtaaaaaatatctttattagataatttatattaaaatctatatatctaaattttacatattttttttaaattcccaaaagaaaagatattaaaaagtaatctGTTTTAATTAGGTAAATCATGaagtatattatatattatcagAAAAAGCATATTTTGAAATGATATCAGTTCTAGAAATGGACTCAATTACCTAGAGAGgtaattatatttctattagGTAACTATTAAACTTAGTTGgatgattttattattaaaataattttaaagtaaaaaaatttatatatattaaattatcaaaaatataaaattttctttttttttttttctaatcaaactattaataatatttataaatatggtagaagaaaagaaaatttataaatattttgccAATATCATGTTACATAggtgttatttttatttatgtttaaaaaaaaagttaacttATTATTCACTTATCACGCATTTGAAGAAATAAAGATGTGTAATAATTGAATAAATTGAAAAGagtataaaaaagtataaagaCAGTAGATATTGctataaatgtattttatattagaatgatgagttatatatatatatatatatttatacatatatagaattttttgtactgttattttcttttatataatgataatgattgttttttataaaggTAACTTtctattgttaattttatttccctttttctaattgtttaatatattcaattgcatgtattttaatagacaatttattaaaagctTTGACCATTTATCACTTTTTATTGGAAGTTCtatcaattttataacaatttattttattacaaaaaaaaaatttaacttaaatttaattaccattgtcattatttaataatatcttcATTAAAAATCATTGAAATTTAAGTTAAGATACCTTAAATAGATAGACGCCATATTGgtttatatatcattaaattaaaatgtgtgaaaaggtaaatttttaaaaaattgtcaaCAGTTTAtacagttttttttttttaaatgtactTTCATTATTATACATCAAATTTACACTTTAAATCATTCTCCATCATTTGacatttatctttattataaattttaaataaattaaaaaagatatatttgttattgtAATTTATTCAAAAGAGTATATttaggtttttttttttatttatttattcatttttgaacatatttcaaatatcaaacagtaaaatttttaattttaattcgTGCATATTTTTAAGGTTGTgattacatttattatttatttatattgttttatcaaaatatcaATCCATAACGaactttattttacatatcaaagaggtaatttttttattaatgagcTACAGTAATACAAATTATACCAACACCcacttttgataaaaaaaaaagaaaagaagaCTACCGCTTACcacatttatttttgatggaagacaaacatttttcaaaaaaatatcattttgcTAAATACAATGTTATaaagtaacaaaaaaatatgttgttGTAGTGTAAAATCAAATTATtgacaattaaaaaaataataagaaaagtTTAATCAAATGATTAATGACAAAGATGGTcttcataattttattcggtacattaaaagttaatttattgttaaaagattaaaatttaaagcatatgttttttaattttgaataataaaatataagattattataatataaaagaaatactgggacataacatttttttttgtttgaaaATAAACCAAAGTtgaaattttctttttttgtttctttatAGTTTTAGTTACCacattttagtaaaaatcattttgataataatttgatttattttttaataaaatatctaaatttatatgaaatgaaaaatttaagaaataaattaattactttttttttctttaatttatgtaaataaaaatttattttatcaacaataaacaatatatttactaTTACGTATTATGAGAACATCTATATTTGAAGTATATTTGTTagcatttaaattataaaattaagcAAGTAATgcacttttattattataataaaaatttctttacttcaaaaaaagaaaatcatTTATTGTGGTTTATGTAAAgtataagaaatataatattatataaagtaaCAAAATCTATAATGcagattttaatataaaatatatattgaaaaaaaaaataaattttttattaaaaaattaatgctttttctattctttttaaaaataaaatttgtaaaaattttaaagaaaataattttattagatatataatataacaaaaaaaaaattaataaaatttagcttttacattaaattaaaaagagaaATATAGCAATAtacttaattatttttacaacaaaatgaatgtatatgtataaatatatttcaatattgaatatattgacaattttctttttcccATTATTAGGAATACTTAAGATGTTGGCTAagaaatatagaaaaaaaaattgttcatGTATgcatataaaagtaattttaaattttaaatttagtaaaaaagCAAAACTaacaaaaatgatataaatcaTCTTTAACACTTatatcaattataaaaatattataaaaattttatcataattattttattttaaaaattaaaaaaaaaataaatattttataatacttttttacttttacttTCCTTATAAATTGAAACCATAAAGAGTTAATCTCCTTATTACGTCAATTCTTAATAAAAGATGTAAACaggaaaattttttgtaataataaaataatttctaataactttttttatttaaaaaatttattttgagactaaaattaaagtttatctatgaatataatatttttaatgctAAAGCTACTTTTATtacaaacatttttattatataaatgtattggtaaatcttatttttataaacttttttttttaaaattctataATAATAGTGTATAAATtctttgttaatatttaaaaatcttcttaaatttaattttttgttaactaatatttaaataaagttttttttttctttttaaaaattgaaaatatataatatatataatcataattttacttgtaatatgttttttaatattttttgttttaaaaaaaaaaaacttgcttattggtttattaaaatattcctacttttcttttattaaaaaatgtatgcataattatttgaataaCTTATAgtacaaaattaaataaaatatagtgttattttatatatgtatatctttattataaattttatccttttataaaacttaaatattttaaaattattttttaaagaataatgTCTGGACattcttattttatattttataagaaatatataaatgttttccttttattgaataataaataattcaaaaataatagaatttaaaaatgtcacaaaatataaaagagtcttttatattgtatttggtaattttttaaaaataaatgtttaaaatatattttatatatttattggatattttattatttactattattttatctttttttttttttctaattttactatattctatcaatatatattttcatatatgtaatattaaatatctcTAACTAAAAGTAgcattttattacaaaacatattaattaattttactggaaaaatattttaataaattattactcTTTAGAATTTGaagtatataataatttaataataaatattttttttcttctgataataaaaataaaaaatgtttagaaatataattaacataatttagcatatttgttattatataaatataaaattttagtttataattattttattatactaataaatgtatattagATGAacttaaaactttatatgtttgtaaaaaataaaactaaatgaatatttaaatattggaaaaagttttttttttaatatgaaagattattatttaaaagtaaatttttttttaactaatgaTACTCTTATAAAgtaatagtttttttattatatttttcaactttttatataaaaaaaaatcttttttgattttaaaacataagATAATGTTGTAGTTGTTTTTAATGTCTCCcaagataatatatttatcaccTTTACATGCTATAAAAATGtcaataagaaaaattagctgttttttttttctatttatattgtcaaaaaaattaatttttatcaaaaattttttaaaacattattcataattttttataattattatttataaaatagcATAAACTTAAGTCTATCATAtaattattgtatatatttctttggtatataatagtatatttttaagtttgagttttaatttttcttaattataattattattatttaagtcttatttaaagtaaccttatatcatttaatattaaaattgtgtattgttataaattgtataagtattttttttataatattactttttttttataaattataataataattatagttattattaataattaaaatatttattttaataatattatttattttttttatatttaatattaataacttatataattgtaataaaattatgttcACTTTGGTGCTTGATTGTAAAGATTAAGTTACATAAAACTTCCGCACTAATAGTGTAAGTTCGGTGTTTAACCTATGATGATTCGTTATGACCGCCCCAGACTGACAGTCTTTGACGAATGGTTCCTAACTGAGAATAACcgaattaaactttttacttttttaatattaaatattttatattatagataataaaaatttctacaatatttttaatatgatacctattaattatttaacaagTACAACTTCAATAAATACTTCGAAAATAGTACATTATTCTATGGAATCATCTTCAAATTTATCACCAGAAATTGTTGTTGGAAAAAAATcattagaaataaaagaaggtgaattacaaaataattcaatagataaagatattaaaataataccaGAAACATGTTTAAATTCTAATGAAAATTCAatgcaaaaaaattatagtgaAGATGATGAAGATTCAAAAGATTTTTTGTCTACCAATTCTTGTTATTTTATACGTCAAAGTAGTGATACaagttataataatagaaaacTTACTAGAAGTGAAGCTTTAGATGATGAAATTTGTGATTATGAACGCCCTACATCATGTAATTTGTATTCAGgaatttcaaataataataaaaaggtaatttttactttataaaaaaaatatagttaaatatataaaaaaaatttatttactttttttttatattaaaaaaattttgttaaaaaaatatttacatgattcaaaaaaaaacttgattactaataaataatctttttattttttttaccaaaacaattaactatatttatatggtaatttttatttgtatacaaaaaaaaactccTAATctattctttaattttactttcaTGCCCAAAggaaaatatgttttataaaaattattgcaTTGTGgcaaaaacaattattatcttcttcaatatcaattattttccttaaatatatttcttatacatatttttaaaataataaactttcAATATCCATATTCTATATTTATCTAATCTTTTTAAAGAAAACActttaaagtataaataaagttataaaaaaattaaaatttttaaaaattatattaataatattataaaatttaatcaaactttaaatttttaataaaaataaagttctatactttttttaataaaattataaatatataaaaaaaaatattttaatggaTTTTTCTGTTTGTACATAacacttt
This Strongyloides ratti genome assembly S_ratti_ED321, chromosome : 2 DNA region includes the following protein-coding sequences:
- a CDS encoding Hormone receptor-like in 38: MNFGTTQILGEQSDRRIRDSDSVNVANTNRSPDSDGTVNVNINGRLINTISNTEINLPTTNNGFQNVNDFNTTTFQNYNTPGCFNYNDIFNVTAQNHDTNTNNNSNMFFGTSVEFPQNQMTTVFPTSYNSITIPGSNFCSSTANLCRTFDQHTYSNPFLSYGTHFDIPNNQDSLHTTNMSHDSLSLKGRSITDISSNIKTSTSNTSYNSHNFMNLNFPFSDKSYTGSGMSTHAISHTSSFPTSTTIPPHPFHASSFTNIPFIMSAQNSTNASAITAAALINSNQYTGNINNNNINNVTNTTTTLTTSNIISNNYSIIDQNHRNNMDNSNKLCAVCNDTAVCQHYGARTCEGCKGFFKRTVQKKAQYVCAGSKNCPIDKRYRSRCQYCRFQKCLAVGMVKEVVRYGCLQGRRGRLPSKAKSQATDKPPSPQMPLITMIQRAWTEGGNNTINEEKKYDSMIESNEMIKLLNNEYISMYQFFMKIPDISSLKLQDFTTLLGRNFFSLLSLKLCYYYPYNKIQIIDKDNEKGHYFYFSASNIKIDIKEIEQCFKPLFKSIGEIAKIFHSQLEWDHASFSTLMTIQLLNRKNERCTDDSYAMNYETFNSNVNSKIKIELDDVGGKECCDINLQDIPSVDRLRSTLINALKDHCCSSNNFQANKLSKIIAQSTIFDVFNKIGFKCLKLFDMTKFLGDKNKQQDTNNFIHIASVFQILNSIYISFPTNFENLNNTNHQSLDGSFKSSFSHELVTSKNNINQPNTSTRIIDYQNIQRTQQPLLPISFSIKTSTSPNNLNVNTNTSINSNFTNLYETPDMINNLLNETNGNILV